The Candidatus Acidiferrales bacterium genome contains a region encoding:
- a CDS encoding 4Fe-4S binding protein, protein MTTEPRERRTPPSGKAETGKPAKNTSGTARQESLAGKTKKVRGVVYLDADRCKGCGFCVEFCPPKVLVLSEGFNAKGYHPPKLIDPDNCTGCDLCGMYCPDFAIFAVQIKAPARPAEVAAQPQEVMARDRNG, encoded by the coding sequence ATGACCACCGAACCTCGAGAGAGACGCACTCCCCCATCGGGTAAGGCCGAAACCGGCAAGCCCGCCAAAAACACTTCAGGAACAGCCCGACAAGAGTCTTTGGCGGGCAAGACGAAGAAAGTCCGCGGCGTCGTTTACCTGGATGCCGACCGATGCAAGGGTTGCGGCTTCTGCGTTGAGTTCTGTCCTCCCAAGGTCCTGGTTCTCTCCGAAGGGTTCAACGCCAAGGGCTACCATCCCCCAAAGCTGATTGACCCAGACAACTGCACCGGGTGCGACCTTTGCGGGATGTACTGTCCCGACTTTGCCATTTTTGCGGTGCAGATCAAAGCGCCCGCCAGGCCGGCCGAGGTGGCGGCGCAGCCCCAGGAGGTGATGGCCCGCGACAGGAACGGGTGA